GCTGCCAAAGAGAAATCTACAGGTGAAGACAGGTCAGACTATATCCACACTGTATCTAACCAGTATAACCAACTTTGATTCAACAGCATAATCAAAACTAacacaacaacaagaacaacgAGGAAGtgtcagttaaaaaaatatagCTTATCTTTGGAGATGTCATAAACAAATTAATTGTCCCTTTCTTTCATCGCCTCCTTGTTCTTCCTCACTTCTTCCAGTTTCTTGTCCTGCAAATgtttaaaagacaaaagaatCACAACACTGTAGTTTTAGGTCTTttcaacatgaaacatgaagatATACTGGTGTAACATTAGGAGCTCACCTTCTCCTTGAACTTCTCGTTGAGAGCTGCCATGCGTGCAGAGCGGTTCTCCTTGTTTGCCTCCATCTTTTGGTTGAGTTTCTCTTCCGCCATCTTGCTAAAGTTGCAGCTTTCCTCCATGGCCTTCTGGATGACTTCCCTCTCGTGCTCTCGTTTCTCAGCGAGGTGTTTCAGCACTTCAGCCTCATGGctctgacaaaatgacaaacgACAACCTCTGAGGTAAGTTAACGGAACCTGAACAATAACCCACAT
The window above is part of the Lates calcarifer isolate ASB-BC8 linkage group LG15, TLL_Latcal_v3, whole genome shotgun sequence genome. Proteins encoded here:
- the stmn1b gene encoding stathmin 1b, which codes for MASCGDIQVKELNKRASGQAFEVILSPSTPDAKGEFPLSPLKKKATSLDEIKRKLEAAEERRKSHEAEVLKHLAEKREHEREVIQKAMEESCNFSKMAEEKLNQKMEANKENRSARMAALNEKFKEKDKKLEEVRKNKEAMKERDN